The following are encoded together in the Candidatus Caldatribacterium sp. genome:
- a CDS encoding sigma-54-dependent Fis family transcriptional regulator, which yields MKSFRKVLLVEDDALLRERWENLLRDEGYYVISVRNRGLALNCLDREEIDIMLVEEGVLSENSFELLAFVKQHFPDMIIIVTGKEESPARVREFLAKGVYEYLSPPFTPSRILSVVRRADAHLALLEENKDLRRKFTHRFSFAGITGVSEKMQRIFNLILQVSQVKRPVLLVGEQGTGKEMVARAIHRYAFGEGKPFIKILCGATLQGFPQEEIQRVEEGTLYFEDIHLLSLPLQAELLEFLEEQRFGGKSGSVRIVASSEIPLEEKVAQGSFRNDLYYFLSVVKIEIPPLRERREDIPFLVDQFLRDIAEETGRKTVRIDREALKILIEYDWPGNVVELKNTLEGIVILSQSDVITPEDIPEHIRRGNIFREGIIGVRLGTPLKEVEKLLIRETLRAHRFNKTKTAQALGISLRTLYRKIEEYHLGEEIPQKV from the coding sequence GTTCTCCTCGTTGAGGATGACGCTCTCTTGCGAGAGCGATGGGAGAACCTCTTGCGAGACGAGGGGTACTACGTCATTTCTGTTCGAAATCGGGGCCTTGCTTTGAACTGCCTCGATAGAGAAGAAATCGATATCATGCTCGTTGAGGAAGGGGTTCTGAGCGAGAATAGCTTTGAGCTTTTGGCTTTTGTCAAGCAGCACTTTCCCGACATGATTATCATCGTTACGGGAAAAGAGGAGAGTCCAGCCCGGGTTCGAGAGTTCCTGGCCAAAGGGGTGTACGAGTACCTCTCTCCCCCTTTCACGCCCTCCCGTATTCTCTCGGTAGTTCGGAGAGCTGATGCACATCTTGCCCTGCTTGAGGAGAACAAGGACCTCCGGCGTAAGTTCACGCACCGTTTCTCTTTTGCCGGGATTACAGGAGTTTCAGAAAAGATGCAGCGCATCTTTAACCTGATTCTCCAGGTTTCCCAGGTAAAGCGTCCGGTACTTCTTGTAGGTGAACAGGGAACGGGAAAAGAGATGGTTGCAAGGGCCATCCACCGCTACGCCTTTGGAGAAGGGAAGCCCTTCATCAAGATTCTCTGTGGGGCTACCCTTCAGGGTTTTCCTCAGGAAGAAATCCAGCGCGTCGAAGAGGGAACGCTGTACTTTGAGGATATTCACCTCCTTTCCTTGCCCTTGCAGGCCGAGCTTCTCGAGTTTCTCGAAGAACAGCGCTTTGGGGGAAAAAGCGGCAGTGTCCGCATTGTCGCCTCCTCAGAAATCCCCCTTGAGGAAAAGGTTGCGCAAGGGTCATTCCGGAATGACCTTTACTACTTTTTGAGCGTTGTAAAGATTGAGATTCCCCCATTGCGAGAAAGGAGGGAGGATATTCCTTTTCTTGTGGACCAATTCCTCAGGGATATTGCCGAGGAGACGGGGCGGAAAACCGTCCGTATCGATCGGGAAGCTCTCAAGATTCTCATCGAGTACGACTGGCCTGGGAATGTGGTGGAACTCAAGAATACCCTTGAGGGGATAGTGATTCTCTCTCAGAGTGACGTTATTACTCCTGAGGATATTCCCGAACACATCCGGCGAGGCAATATCTTCCGAGAGGGAATCATCGGTGTGCGTCTTGGCACTCCCCTGAAGGAGGTAGAAAAGCTCCTCATACGGGAAACCCTCAGAGCACATCGCTTCAACAAGACGAAAACTGCCCAGGCCCTCGGTATAAGCCTTCGAACGCTGTACCGGAAGATTGAGGAGTACCACCTTGGGGAGGAAATTCCTCAGAAGGTGTGA